A window of Vescimonas fastidiosa contains these coding sequences:
- a CDS encoding ABC transporter ATP-binding protein has product MLKIENLHVSYGGIKALRGISLEVPDGKIVTLIGANGAGKSTTLRTISGLVKADSGSITYDGQELLGKPINKILEAGIAQSPEGRRVFANLTVLENLKIGAYLRKDKDGIEKDLKWVYELFPRLEERSWQLAGTLSGGEQQMLAVGRALMSRPKVLMMDEPSLGLAPLVVQGIFDIIRTINKEGVTVLLIEQNANMALKVADLAYVLETGTITKFGTGAELLADESIKEAYLGKSKK; this is encoded by the coding sequence ATGCTGAAGATTGAGAATTTACATGTGTCCTACGGCGGCATCAAGGCTCTGCGCGGCATTAGCCTGGAGGTGCCCGACGGAAAGATCGTTACCCTCATCGGCGCTAACGGTGCGGGCAAATCTACCACTCTGCGCACCATCTCCGGCTTGGTAAAGGCCGACAGCGGCTCCATCACCTATGACGGCCAGGAGCTGCTGGGTAAGCCCATCAACAAAATTCTGGAGGCGGGCATCGCCCAGTCTCCGGAGGGCCGGCGGGTCTTTGCCAACCTGACGGTGCTGGAAAACCTGAAGATCGGCGCATACCTGCGCAAGGATAAGGACGGCATCGAGAAGGACCTCAAGTGGGTCTACGAGCTGTTTCCCCGGCTGGAGGAGCGGAGCTGGCAGCTGGCGGGTACCCTCTCCGGCGGCGAGCAGCAGATGCTGGCCGTGGGCCGGGCGCTTATGAGCCGCCCCAAGGTCCTGATGATGGATGAGCCGTCCTTGGGTCTGGCTCCCCTGGTGGTGCAGGGTATTTTCGACATCATCCGCACCATCAACAAGGAGGGCGTGACGGTGCTGCTCATCGAGCAGAACGCCAACATGGCCCTGAAGGTGGCAGACCTTGCCTATGTGCTGGAAACCGGCACCATCACCAAGTTCGGCACCGGCGCGGAGCTCCTGGCAGACGAGTCTATCAAAGAGGCTTATTTGGGCAAGAGCAAAAAGTAA
- a CDS encoding UvrB/UvrC motif-containing protein, whose product MKCEHCGKNEATFFYKSSVNGHVTQVHLCQDCARAMGYTSSLRRSMRPMSLFGDDDFFSRPFSMLEPFLEGFGTRMLTEFPEPGQPVAVEAQVPEESAGLVDKAQQDSLRSQRQRNALEQQLKTAVESENYEEAARIRDQLRSLPSQS is encoded by the coding sequence ATGAAGTGTGAACATTGCGGAAAGAATGAAGCCACATTTTTCTATAAGAGCAGCGTAAACGGCCATGTGACCCAGGTGCATCTGTGTCAGGACTGTGCCCGGGCCATGGGCTACACCAGCTCCCTGCGCCGCAGCATGCGACCCATGAGCCTGTTTGGTGACGACGACTTTTTCAGCCGTCCCTTCTCCATGCTGGAGCCGTTTTTGGAGGGCTTCGGCACAAGGATGCTCACGGAGTTCCCGGAGCCGGGCCAGCCGGTGGCTGTGGAGGCGCAGGTCCCTGAGGAAAGCGCAGGTCTTGTAGACAAAGCGCAGCAGGATTCTCTGCGCAGCCAGCGCCAGAGAAACGCCCTTGAGCAGCAGCTCAAGACCGCTGTGGAAAGCGAAAACTATGAGGAAGCCGCCCGCATTCGGGACCAGCTTCGTTCCCTGCCCTCGCAGTCGTAA
- a CDS encoding ABC transporter substrate-binding protein: protein MKKIIALLLALVMAMALVACGSSDSGDTVKIGIFEPTSGQNGAGGKKEILGIEYANSIKPTVTINGKEYKVQLITADNASDASKAPAAAQTLISKGVSVVIGTYGSGCAIAAGDLFKDAKVPAIGTSCTNPNVTMGNDFYFRVSYIDPFQGAVMANFANKEKGSVNCALIIESGDDYSAGFGNYFQKEMERLGGKATVLEFQKGETDFSTIMATIKSAGYDGIFAPVSIETAAMIISQARDSGVTCPIMAGDTWDDISIAQRTGDKATDIYFSAFFDAADESNAEGKTFVEGFKKWVAEDKTRIENNGGTADAISSVIPCGYDAYMAAVNAIEKAGSTEGAAIRDALAALEVKGLVTGDLKFDENGDAIKTYAVIKTIKDGDIVYYSTYNG, encoded by the coding sequence ATGAAAAAAATCATTGCATTGCTGCTGGCCCTGGTCATGGCCATGGCGCTGGTTGCCTGCGGCAGCTCGGACAGCGGCGACACCGTGAAGATCGGTATTTTTGAGCCCACCTCCGGCCAGAACGGCGCCGGCGGCAAGAAGGAGATCCTGGGCATCGAGTATGCCAACTCCATCAAGCCCACCGTCACCATTAACGGCAAGGAGTACAAGGTCCAGCTCATCACCGCCGACAACGCATCCGATGCGTCCAAGGCTCCCGCTGCGGCTCAGACCCTGATCTCCAAGGGTGTGTCCGTGGTCATCGGCACCTACGGCTCCGGCTGCGCCATTGCCGCCGGCGACCTGTTCAAGGATGCGAAGGTTCCCGCTATCGGCACCTCTTGCACCAACCCCAATGTGACCATGGGCAACGACTTTTATTTCCGCGTTTCCTACATTGATCCCTTCCAGGGCGCTGTGATGGCCAACTTCGCCAACAAGGAAAAGGGCAGCGTCAACTGCGCTCTGATTATTGAGTCCGGCGACGACTACTCCGCCGGCTTCGGTAACTATTTCCAGAAGGAAATGGAGCGCCTGGGCGGTAAGGCCACCGTTCTGGAGTTCCAGAAGGGCGAGACCGACTTCTCCACCATCATGGCTACCATCAAGTCCGCCGGATATGACGGCATCTTCGCCCCCGTGTCCATCGAGACCGCTGCCATGATCATCAGCCAGGCCCGGGACAGCGGCGTTACCTGCCCCATCATGGCCGGCGACACCTGGGATGACATCTCCATCGCTCAGCGTACCGGCGACAAGGCCACCGATATTTATTTCTCCGCCTTCTTTGATGCAGCCGACGAGTCCAACGCCGAAGGTAAGACCTTCGTGGAGGGCTTCAAGAAGTGGGTTGCCGAGGACAAGACCCGTATCGAGAACAACGGCGGCACCGCTGACGCTATCTCCAGCGTGATCCCCTGCGGCTACGACGCTTACATGGCCGCTGTCAACGCCATTGAGAAGGCCGGCTCCACTGAGGGCGCTGCCATCCGCGACGCGCTGGCTGCCCTGGAGGTTAAGGGCCTGGTCACCGGCGACCTGAAGTTCGATGAAAACGGCGACGCTATCAAGACCTATGCCGTTATCAAGACCATCAAGGATGGCGACATCGTGTACTATAGCACCTACAACGGCTGA
- a CDS encoding branched-chain amino acid ABC transporter permease has protein sequence MHDAAYYIQLLLSGVTVGSLYALIAIGYTMVYGILRLINFAHGDIFMMAGFFMVYISASCSLAVSIPLVLLLTVILGVVIERAAYKPLRTAPRMSVMISAIGVSYLLQNLANYITGGIARAYPDIPFLTQVMSVGGLSVKRITIVTPLLTIALVVVLVILIQKTKVGMAMRAVSRDFETSQLMGIKINSVISMTFVIGSFLAGVASILYFANYGQVSPMIGAMPGLKAFVAAVFGGIGSIPGAVIGAFIIGICESFIKANETIAVFSNAFTFALLIVILLCKPNGLFGEKLTEKV, from the coding sequence ATGCATGACGCAGCTTACTATATCCAGCTTCTGCTCTCCGGCGTCACGGTGGGCAGTCTGTACGCCCTCATTGCCATCGGCTATACCATGGTCTACGGCATCCTGCGCCTTATCAACTTTGCCCACGGCGACATTTTTATGATGGCGGGCTTTTTCATGGTGTATATCTCCGCCTCCTGCTCCCTGGCGGTGTCTATCCCCCTGGTGCTGCTGCTGACGGTGATCTTGGGTGTGGTCATTGAGCGGGCGGCCTACAAGCCCCTGCGCACGGCGCCCCGTATGTCCGTGATGATCTCGGCTATCGGTGTCAGCTATCTGCTGCAAAACCTGGCCAACTACATCACCGGCGGTATTGCCCGAGCCTACCCCGACATTCCTTTCCTGACGCAGGTGATGAGTGTGGGCGGCCTGAGCGTCAAGCGCATCACCATCGTCACCCCTCTGCTGACCATCGCCCTGGTGGTGGTGCTGGTGATCCTCATTCAAAAGACGAAGGTGGGCATGGCTATGCGTGCCGTGTCCCGGGACTTCGAGACCTCCCAGCTCATGGGCATTAAGATCAACAGCGTCATTTCCATGACCTTTGTCATCGGCTCGTTCCTGGCGGGCGTGGCCTCCATTTTGTACTTTGCCAACTACGGCCAGGTGAGCCCCATGATCGGCGCTATGCCCGGCCTGAAAGCGTTCGTGGCCGCTGTGTTCGGCGGCATTGGCTCCATTCCCGGCGCCGTGATCGGTGCGTTCATCATTGGTATCTGCGAGTCCTTTATCAAGGCCAATGAGACCATCGCCGTATTCAGCAACGCTTTCACCTTTGCCCTGCTGATCGTGATCTTGCTGTGCAAGCCCAACGGTCTGTTCGGTGAGAAACTGACGGAGAAGGTGTAA
- a CDS encoding DUF362 domain-containing protein: MAYQIGSACVSCGACADVCPVGAISQGDSSYVIDANACLDCGSCSDACPNGAISPAD, encoded by the coding sequence ATGGCTTATCAGATCGGTTCTGCCTGCGTCAGCTGCGGCGCTTGCGCAGATGTTTGCCCCGTGGGTGCTATTTCCCAGGGCGATTCCAGCTATGTGATCGATGCAAACGCTTGCCTGGACTGCGGTTCCTGCAGCGATGCTTGCCCCAACGGCGCTATCAGCCCCGCTGACTAA
- a CDS encoding branched-chain amino acid ABC transporter permease has translation MKNNKKRNLLLSLILAAVCIAFLLYVDKFQHYSMLATVLKKGAIYSLVAVSLNLLNGFTGLFSLGQAGFMMIGAYTYSILTIPVADRPDIYQYFDGGIVQFCLPMLVGLILAGVVPAIFAWLIGLPVLKLKSDYLAIATLGFAEIMRAIIQWKQVGPLTNASNLLKKFANFDSILFPFVVSAICIGFIVLLINSTYGRAFKAIRDDEIAAEAMGINLAKHKMQAFLISSFFAGVGGALLAMFQSSVQANTFTSTMTYEILLIVVIGGIGSITGSILGSFLYIASSEWWLRFLDDPMPYLGVNIPFMRGGFRMLVFSVVIMIVVLFFRKGIMGDREFSWDGIIGFFQKLFKKKEKKEVASK, from the coding sequence ATGAAGAATAACAAGAAAAGAAATCTGCTGCTGTCACTGATTTTGGCAGCTGTCTGCATTGCGTTTTTGCTGTATGTGGACAAGTTCCAGCACTATTCCATGCTGGCCACGGTGCTGAAAAAGGGCGCCATTTACTCCCTGGTTGCCGTGTCTCTGAACCTGCTCAACGGCTTTACGGGCCTGTTTTCCCTGGGCCAGGCGGGCTTCATGATGATCGGCGCCTACACCTATAGTATCCTGACGATTCCCGTGGCGGACCGGCCCGACATCTACCAGTATTTTGACGGCGGCATCGTGCAGTTCTGCCTGCCCATGCTGGTGGGCCTGATTTTGGCGGGTGTCGTACCGGCTATCTTTGCCTGGCTTATCGGCCTGCCCGTGCTGAAGCTGAAGAGCGACTATCTGGCCATTGCCACCCTGGGCTTTGCCGAGATCATGCGCGCCATCATCCAGTGGAAGCAGGTGGGTCCCCTGACCAACGCCTCCAACCTGCTGAAGAAGTTTGCAAACTTCGACTCCATCCTGTTCCCCTTCGTCGTGTCGGCTATCTGCATCGGCTTTATTGTGCTGCTCATCAACTCCACCTATGGCCGGGCCTTCAAGGCCATCCGCGACGACGAGATCGCTGCCGAGGCTATGGGCATCAACCTGGCCAAGCACAAGATGCAGGCCTTCCTCATCAGCTCCTTCTTCGCCGGTGTCGGCGGCGCGCTGCTGGCTATGTTCCAGTCCAGCGTCCAGGCCAACACCTTTACCTCTACCATGACCTATGAGATTTTGCTCATCGTGGTCATCGGCGGTATCGGCTCCATCACCGGCTCCATTTTGGGCTCATTCCTCTACATCGCCTCCTCCGAGTGGTGGCTGCGCTTCCTGGACGACCCCATGCCCTACCTGGGCGTGAACATCCCCTTCATGCGGGGCGGCTTCCGTATGCTGGTGTTCTCGGTGGTCATTATGATCGTGGTGCTGTTCTTCCGCAAGGGCATCATGGGCGACCGGGAGTTCTCCTGGGACGGCATCATCGGCTTCTTCCAAAAGCTCTTTAAGAAGAAGGAAAAGAAGGAGGTGGCCTCCAAATGA
- a CDS encoding ATP-dependent Clp protease ATP-binding subunit — MTHENQFTPRAEEALRLAQEAAEEMGHGYVGCEHILLGLMREEDGIAHRVMQEYGMTEDMICTVLERSVGKGMSGAAPTQGLTPRAKSAVELAVSEAMRTGAGYIGTEHLLMGLLREGNNMAIRVLDTVGIDPKKMYSSVVQKINEGPRASAGSAPAPHREDGKKGKTLAEFTRDLTEAARQGKLDPVIGREKEIQRVIQILSRRTKNNPVLIGEPGVGKTAIAEGLAQRIAAADVPEELLDKKVLSLDLSGMVAGTKYRGEFEERIKKTIDEVKKDGNVILFIDELHTIVGAGSAEGAVDAANILKPALSRGEIRVVGATTLNEYRKYIEKDAALERRFQPVTVGEPTPETAIEILKGLRDKYESHHKLTITDEAIEAAVRLSVRYINDRFLPDKAIDLMDEAASRVRMDAEAASPELKSLEEKLAALRKEKADVIAAQDYEKAAQLRDIEQNYVQQVEIERDNWRKNLAVNRGTVGEEDIAKVVAGWTGIPVTRLTEDESQRMLKLEETLHQRVVGQDEAVTAVAKAIRRGRVGLKDPKRPIGSFLFLGPTGVGKTELCKALAQVMFGSENDMIRIDMSEYMEKHTVSRLVGSPPGYVGHEEGGQLTEKVRRKPYSVVLFDEIEKAHEDVWNILLQILEDGIVTDSQGRRVDFKNTIIVMTSNVGARNITSADKPLGFDGRESDADEKARFARIKQAVMEELRRTFKPEFLNRIDETIVFRQLTEEDIRHIAQRMLQITGGRMAQQGITLLADDDAVTALAKDGFDPQYGARPLRRAIQNEVEDAVAELMLEGTLQSGDTARICLRDGKVTIEKEAAPVKEQSEGAAV, encoded by the coding sequence ATGACACATGAAAATCAATTTACACCCCGTGCAGAGGAGGCCCTGCGCCTGGCCCAGGAGGCCGCTGAGGAGATGGGCCACGGCTATGTGGGTTGTGAGCATATTTTGTTAGGCCTGATGCGGGAGGAGGATGGCATTGCCCACCGGGTCATGCAGGAGTACGGCATGACGGAGGATATGATCTGCACTGTGCTGGAGCGCAGTGTGGGCAAGGGTATGTCCGGTGCAGCCCCCACCCAGGGGCTTACTCCCCGGGCCAAGAGCGCCGTGGAGCTGGCTGTGTCTGAGGCTATGCGCACCGGCGCCGGGTACATCGGCACCGAGCATCTGCTCATGGGCCTGCTGCGGGAGGGCAACAACATGGCCATCCGCGTGCTGGACACCGTGGGTATCGACCCCAAGAAGATGTACAGCTCCGTGGTTCAGAAGATCAACGAGGGGCCCCGGGCTTCCGCCGGAAGCGCCCCCGCTCCCCATCGGGAAGACGGCAAGAAGGGCAAGACCCTGGCCGAATTTACCCGGGATCTGACCGAGGCGGCCCGTCAGGGCAAGCTGGACCCGGTCATCGGACGGGAAAAGGAAATTCAGCGGGTCATCCAAATTCTGTCCCGCCGCACCAAGAATAACCCCGTTTTGATCGGCGAGCCCGGCGTGGGCAAGACGGCTATTGCCGAGGGTCTGGCCCAGCGCATCGCTGCGGCGGATGTGCCGGAGGAGCTGCTGGACAAGAAGGTCCTGTCTTTGGACCTGTCCGGCATGGTCGCCGGGACTAAGTACCGGGGCGAATTCGAGGAGCGCATTAAAAAGACCATCGACGAGGTGAAGAAGGACGGCAATGTCATCCTCTTCATTGATGAGCTGCACACCATCGTGGGCGCAGGCTCTGCCGAGGGCGCCGTGGATGCCGCCAACATCCTCAAGCCCGCTCTGTCCCGGGGCGAAATTCGCGTGGTAGGCGCCACCACTCTCAATGAGTACCGCAAGTACATTGAGAAGGACGCCGCCCTGGAGCGCCGGTTCCAGCCGGTGACCGTGGGGGAGCCCACCCCCGAGACAGCCATTGAGATCCTGAAGGGTCTGCGGGACAAGTACGAGTCCCACCACAAGCTGACCATCACCGACGAGGCCATTGAGGCCGCCGTGCGCCTGTCCGTGCGGTACATCAACGACCGTTTCCTGCCCGATAAGGCCATCGACCTGATGGACGAGGCCGCCAGCCGGGTGCGTATGGACGCCGAGGCCGCCTCTCCGGAGCTGAAGAGCCTGGAGGAGAAGCTGGCTGCCCTGCGCAAGGAGAAGGCCGATGTCATTGCCGCCCAGGACTACGAAAAGGCCGCCCAGCTTCGGGACATCGAGCAGAACTATGTCCAGCAGGTGGAAATCGAGCGGGACAACTGGCGCAAGAATCTGGCCGTGAATCGCGGCACTGTGGGTGAAGAGGACATCGCTAAGGTGGTGGCCGGGTGGACCGGCATTCCCGTCACCCGTCTCACCGAGGACGAGAGCCAGCGTATGCTGAAGCTGGAGGAGACTCTGCATCAGCGTGTGGTGGGCCAGGATGAGGCCGTCACCGCTGTGGCCAAGGCCATCCGCCGGGGCCGTGTGGGGCTGAAGGACCCCAAGCGTCCCATTGGCTCCTTCCTGTTCCTGGGCCCCACCGGCGTAGGCAAGACGGAGCTGTGCAAGGCTCTGGCTCAGGTAATGTTCGGCAGCGAAAACGACATGATCCGTATTGATATGTCCGAGTATATGGAAAAGCACACCGTGTCCCGGCTGGTTGGCTCGCCTCCCGGCTATGTGGGCCACGAGGAGGGCGGCCAGCTCACCGAAAAGGTGCGCCGTAAGCCCTATTCCGTGGTGCTTTTCGATGAGATCGAGAAGGCCCACGAGGATGTGTGGAACATCCTGCTGCAGATCCTGGAGGACGGCATCGTCACCGACTCTCAGGGCCGCCGGGTGGACTTCAAGAACACCATCATTGTCATGACCAGCAATGTGGGCGCCCGGAACATTACCTCCGCCGACAAACCCCTGGGCTTTGACGGCCGGGAATCCGACGCCGACGAAAAGGCCCGCTTCGCCCGCATCAAGCAGGCGGTGATGGAGGAGCTGCGCCGGACCTTCAAGCCCGAGTTCCTGAACCGTATCGACGAGACCATTGTGTTCCGCCAGCTTACGGAGGAGGATATCCGCCACATCGCCCAGCGTATGCTGCAGATCACCGGCGGGCGCATGGCCCAGCAGGGCATCACCCTCCTGGCTGACGATGACGCCGTCACCGCCCTGGCCAAGGATGGCTTTGACCCCCAGTACGGTGCCCGTCCTCTGCGCCGGGCCATCCAGAACGAGGTGGAGGATGCTGTGGCCGAGCTGATGCTGGAGGGCACGCTGCAAAGCGGCGATACCGCCCGCATCTGCCTGCGCGACGGCAAGGTCACCATCGAGAAGGAGGCCGCCCCTGTCAAGGAGCAGTCCGAGGGCGCAGCGGTGTAA
- a CDS encoding CtsR family transcriptional regulator — MGISDLIAGFIQEALDETDGVLELQRSDLAQRFGCVPSQINYVMSTRFSPEHGYIVESRRGGGGYIRITRVQMDRQTLLMHVINSIGDKLDGPSARAIVANLRDSQAIAPQAAQAALCALSDSALRSVPRESRDTLRADILKQILIHLV; from the coding sequence ATGGGCATTTCAGATTTGATAGCAGGATTCATTCAAGAGGCTTTGGATGAGACCGACGGGGTGCTGGAGCTGCAGCGCAGCGACCTGGCCCAGCGGTTTGGGTGCGTGCCCAGCCAGATTAACTATGTGATGTCCACCCGGTTCTCCCCGGAGCATGGCTACATTGTGGAGAGCCGTCGAGGCGGCGGCGGATACATCCGCATCACGCGGGTGCAGATGGACCGGCAGACGCTTTTGATGCATGTCATCAATTCCATCGGCGACAAGCTGGATGGGCCCAGCGCCCGGGCCATCGTTGCCAACCTAAGGGACTCCCAGGCCATCGCCCCGCAGGCGGCGCAGGCGGCCCTGTGTGCCCTGTCGGACAGCGCTCTGCGCAGCGTTCCCCGGGAGAGCCGCGACACCCTGCGGGCGGATATTTTGAAACAAATTCTTATCCATTTGGTTTGA
- a CDS encoding ABC transporter ATP-binding protein: MKNVLKVENVTMQFGGVVAVDNLTMEVNEGEIVALIGPNGAGKTTAFNVITGVYAPTNGRVCFNEKCIVRNHPTGKMKKAYKGEEPTMYTAQFGPREALEDEALKAWKLAQKERDEYAFSDHVLSPTPDKITVQGMARTFQNIRLWKTQTVFDNVLIAKHLRRTSNLFTAALHLNGKEEARQRAEVLELLKLVGLEDVKDELATSLPYGKQRRLEIARALATNPTLLLLDEPAAGMNPQETLELTEFIGEIRKNFHMTILLIEHHMDLVMDIADRIYVLDFGKLIAQGTPEEIQSNERVIDAYLGVVEDAED; encoded by the coding sequence ATGAAAAATGTGCTGAAAGTGGAAAATGTCACCATGCAGTTCGGCGGCGTGGTGGCCGTGGATAACCTGACCATGGAGGTAAACGAGGGCGAGATCGTGGCCCTTATCGGCCCCAACGGTGCAGGAAAGACCACGGCGTTCAATGTCATCACCGGCGTGTACGCCCCCACCAACGGCCGGGTGTGCTTCAACGAGAAATGCATCGTGCGCAATCACCCCACCGGCAAGATGAAAAAGGCCTATAAGGGCGAAGAGCCCACCATGTATACCGCGCAGTTTGGGCCCCGGGAGGCTCTGGAGGACGAGGCACTGAAGGCGTGGAAGCTTGCACAGAAGGAGCGGGACGAATACGCCTTTAGCGACCATGTGCTCTCTCCCACACCGGATAAAATCACCGTCCAGGGCATGGCCCGTACCTTCCAGAACATCCGCCTGTGGAAGACCCAGACGGTGTTTGACAATGTGCTCATCGCCAAGCATCTGCGCCGCACCAGCAACCTGTTCACCGCGGCCCTCCACCTCAACGGCAAGGAGGAGGCCCGGCAGCGCGCGGAGGTGCTGGAGCTTTTGAAGCTGGTGGGTCTGGAGGATGTGAAGGACGAGCTGGCCACCTCCCTGCCCTACGGCAAGCAGCGCCGCCTGGAGATCGCCCGGGCTTTGGCCACGAATCCCACGCTGCTGCTGCTGGACGAGCCTGCCGCCGGTATGAACCCCCAGGAGACCCTGGAGCTGACGGAGTTCATCGGCGAGATCCGCAAGAATTTCCACATGACCATTCTGCTCATTGAGCACCACATGGACCTGGTCATGGACATTGCCGACCGCATTTATGTGCTGGACTTCGGCAAGCTGATCGCCCAGGGTACGCCTGAGGAGATCCAGAGCAACGAGCGCGTTATCGACGCTTATTTGGGGGTGGTTGAAGATGCTGAAGATTGA
- a CDS encoding tRNA1(Val) (adenine(37)-N6)-methyltransferase, which produces MVKQDQLWPGGFRFFFDDGLFQPGTDSFLLGSFPRLRRGARVCDLGAGTGLLGLLLLAREPSLQVTNVELQEAAVELARQNAALNGLSDRVANLRVDLRDKTRLPPAGTFDLVVSNPPYFDAARGAVAKGTERGLARADCTCTLPQLCAAAARLLRHGGSFCLVFRVERMAELFACLQSCTLEPKRLRLVQNTAQSAPKLLLLEARKGGKPGLSVAAPLLLRGPDGGESEELAQIYFRDKE; this is translated from the coding sequence GTGGTAAAACAGGATCAGCTTTGGCCCGGCGGCTTCCGCTTTTTCTTTGACGACGGGCTGTTTCAGCCGGGAACGGATTCATTCCTCCTGGGGAGCTTTCCCCGGCTGCGGCGGGGGGCGCGGGTGTGCGACCTGGGGGCCGGAACAGGGCTTTTGGGCCTGCTGCTTCTGGCCCGGGAGCCGTCCCTGCAGGTAACCAATGTGGAGCTGCAGGAGGCAGCGGTGGAGCTGGCAAGGCAAAACGCGGCCCTGAACGGCCTTTCGGACCGGGTGGCAAATCTCCGGGTGGATTTGCGGGACAAAACCCGGTTGCCCCCGGCGGGGACCTTCGATCTGGTGGTCAGCAACCCGCCGTATTTTGACGCGGCCCGGGGCGCTGTGGCAAAAGGCACCGAAAGGGGCCTGGCCCGGGCGGATTGCACCTGTACGCTGCCCCAGCTCTGCGCCGCGGCTGCACGGCTGTTGCGCCACGGCGGCAGCTTTTGCCTGGTGTTCCGGGTGGAGCGGATGGCAGAGCTTTTTGCCTGCCTGCAGAGCTGTACTTTGGAACCGAAACGGCTGCGCCTGGTGCAAAATACGGCCCAAAGTGCCCCTAAGCTGCTGCTTTTGGAGGCCAGAAAGGGCGGCAAGCCGGGACTTTCCGTGGCGGCGCCGCTGCTGCTGCGAGGCCCGGACGGCGGCGAGTCAGAGGAGCTGGCGCAGATCTATTTTCGTGATAAGGAGTAA
- the rsmI gene encoding 16S rRNA (cytidine(1402)-2'-O)-methyltransferase yields MAGTLYLVATPIGNLGDFSPRARETLDRVDFIAAEDTRVSVKLLNHFAIKKPLVSYHEHNRAAAGQAILARLLAGESCALVTDAGTPAISDPGEDLVRLCGENGVTVEAIPGCCAAVCALAVSGLSTRRFTFEGFLPANKKERRTALLKLQGEERTMVFHEAPHKLRATLSDMAEILGDRPVALCRELTKLHEETVRTTLVGAVALYGEREPRGEYVLVVAGAQPEEETTLTLEEGVQRVLRLREDGMKMKEAVRTVAAQTELNKNDLYEAVLQAER; encoded by the coding sequence ATGGCCGGAACACTGTATTTGGTAGCTACGCCCATCGGAAATCTGGGGGACTTCTCGCCCCGGGCCCGGGAGACATTGGACCGGGTGGACTTCATTGCGGCCGAGGATACGAGGGTGTCCGTGAAGCTGCTGAATCATTTTGCAATAAAAAAGCCGCTGGTGAGCTACCACGAGCACAACCGGGCGGCGGCGGGGCAGGCCATCCTGGCCCGGCTGCTGGCGGGAGAGAGCTGCGCCCTGGTGACCGACGCCGGGACCCCGGCCATCAGTGATCCCGGGGAGGACCTGGTGCGCCTGTGCGGAGAGAACGGCGTGACGGTGGAGGCCATCCCCGGCTGCTGCGCGGCGGTGTGCGCCCTGGCGGTGTCGGGCCTGAGTACAAGGCGGTTCACCTTCGAGGGCTTTCTCCCTGCCAACAAAAAAGAGCGCCGGACGGCGCTGCTGAAGCTGCAGGGCGAGGAGCGGACCATGGTGTTTCACGAGGCCCCTCACAAGCTGCGTGCGACCCTCTCGGACATGGCGGAGATCCTGGGCGATCGGCCCGTGGCCCTGTGCCGGGAGCTGACGAAGCTCCACGAGGAGACCGTGCGCACGACCCTCGTCGGGGCGGTGGCCCTGTATGGAGAGCGGGAGCCCCGGGGCGAATATGTGCTGGTGGTGGCCGGGGCTCAGCCGGAGGAGGAGACCACCCTGACCCTGGAGGAGGGCGTGCAGCGGGTGCTGCGGCTGCGGGAGGACGGCATGAAAATGAAGGAAGCCGTCCGCACAGTGGCAGCCCAAACAGAGCTGAACAAAAACGACCTCTACGAGGCGGTGCTGCAGGCGGAAAGGTGA
- a CDS encoding AbrB/MazE/SpoVT family DNA-binding domain-containing protein yields MKATGIVRKVDELGRIVLPAELRRTLSIAEKDPLEIYVDGGSIILQKHEERCVFCGGSEDLRTVLGKNICGSCLSRLKKTRT; encoded by the coding sequence GTGAAAGCAACCGGGATCGTAAGAAAAGTTGACGAGCTTGGGCGGATCGTGCTTCCCGCCGAGCTTCGCCGCACACTCAGCATCGCAGAGAAGGACCCGCTGGAAATTTATGTAGACGGCGGCTCCATCATTCTGCAAAAGCACGAAGAGCGCTGCGTTTTTTGCGGCGGAAGCGAGGATCTTCGCACCGTCTTGGGCAAGAACATCTGCGGCAGCTGCCTGTCGCGGCTGAAGAAAACACGCACATAA